The following proteins come from a genomic window of Spirochaetaceae bacterium:
- a CDS encoding DUF5615 family PIN-like protein: protein MRFLIDECLSPDLTEVAWNAGFDCAHVARVGRDGGEDWQHMQHAISDDWVLVTNDTTDFVTLVGREEMHPGLVCLNFADGHNTLDSQKRLFRHALKLLADLDPVNEVLEVTLSARGRVITERYRWPLSHVE from the coding sequence GTGCGGTTCTTGATCGACGAGTGCCTGAGTCCCGACCTCACGGAAGTCGCATGGAACGCCGGATTCGATTGTGCTCATGTCGCACGGGTTGGTCGGGACGGAGGCGAGGATTGGCAGCACATGCAACACGCGATCAGCGACGACTGGGTCTTGGTGACGAACGACACGACGGACTTCGTGACGCTGGTCGGACGCGAAGAGATGCACCCCGGTCTCGTCTGCTTGAACTTTGCCGATGGTCATAACACCCTTGACAGTCAGAAGCGCTTGTTTCGACATGCGCTCAAGCTTTTGGCAGATCTCGATCCGGTCAACGAGGTACTGGAAGTCACTCTCAGTGCCCGTGGCCGAGTCATCACTGAACGCTATCGGTGGCCGCTTTCACATGTCGAATAG
- the pckA gene encoding phosphoenolpyruvate carboxykinase (ATP), giving the protein MDLERYGIHVRQIIRNPSPALLYESALRHERGTAIAASGALVAMSGARTGRSPTDKRIVAEPATRDDVWWGEVNIELDEHTFEINRERAIDYLNTLELLYVIDGYAGWSTAHRVKVRVICARAYHALFMHNMMVRPSVSQLRHFGTPDLLIINAGAFPANRYTTGMTSTTSIDLHLTRRELVILGTEYAGEMKKGLFTVMNYLMPKAGVLSMHCSATAADGDGADSAILFGLSGTGKTTLSHDPGRRLIGDDEHCWDDHGIFNIEGGCYAKVVDLAEAAEPDIYRALRFGAVLENVVYDARSREVTYADTSLTENTRGCYPIEFVPQAATPCVGSHPRHVIFLACDAFGVLPPVARLTPAQAEYHFISGYSAKMAGTEVGVTEPEATFSPGFGGPFMVWHPTVYSGLLAERLRRHESQIWLLNTGWSAGPAGRSERIRLRHTRAMLDAIYNGTLAAVPAVADPVFGLAVPSVCPGAPSEILMPRNAWPSPEAYDSAARRLAAQFRDNFRAYEARASAPVRAAGPNGRVTS; this is encoded by the coding sequence ATGGATCTTGAGCGTTACGGCATTCACGTCCGGCAGATCATTCGCAATCCCTCCCCTGCCCTGCTGTACGAGTCGGCGTTGCGCCACGAGCGCGGCACCGCGATCGCCGCCAGCGGGGCGCTCGTTGCCATGAGCGGCGCCCGCACCGGGCGCAGCCCCACCGACAAGCGGATCGTGGCCGAACCCGCCACCCGCGATGACGTGTGGTGGGGCGAGGTCAACATCGAACTCGACGAGCACACCTTCGAGATCAACCGCGAGCGCGCCATCGACTACCTGAACACCCTGGAGCTGCTGTACGTGATCGACGGTTACGCCGGCTGGAGCACCGCGCACCGCGTCAAGGTGCGGGTGATCTGTGCGCGCGCCTACCACGCCCTGTTCATGCACAACATGATGGTGCGCCCGAGCGTCAGTCAGCTTCGCCACTTCGGCACGCCCGACCTGCTGATCATCAACGCCGGCGCCTTTCCGGCCAACCGCTACACCACCGGCATGACCTCCACCACATCGATCGACCTGCACCTGACGCGCCGCGAGCTGGTGATTCTCGGCACCGAGTACGCCGGCGAGATGAAGAAGGGGCTGTTCACGGTGATGAACTACCTCATGCCCAAGGCTGGCGTGCTGTCCATGCACTGCTCGGCGACCGCGGCGGACGGCGACGGCGCCGACAGCGCCATCCTGTTCGGGCTCTCCGGCACCGGCAAGACCACGCTGAGCCACGACCCGGGGCGGCGCCTGATCGGCGACGACGAGCACTGCTGGGACGACCACGGCATCTTCAACATCGAGGGCGGCTGCTACGCCAAGGTCGTGGACCTGGCCGAGGCGGCGGAGCCCGACATCTACCGCGCGCTGCGTTTCGGCGCGGTGCTGGAGAACGTGGTGTACGATGCGCGCAGCAGAGAGGTGACCTACGCGGACACCTCGCTGACCGAGAACACGCGCGGCTGCTACCCGATCGAGTTCGTGCCGCAGGCGGCGACGCCCTGCGTGGGCAGCCATCCGCGCCACGTGATCTTCCTCGCCTGCGATGCGTTCGGGGTACTGCCGCCGGTGGCGAGACTGACGCCGGCACAGGCGGAGTATCACTTCATCAGCGGTTACAGCGCCAAGATGGCCGGCACCGAGGTGGGCGTGACCGAACCGGAGGCTACCTTTTCGCCCGGTTTCGGCGGCCCCTTCATGGTGTGGCATCCCACGGTATACAGCGGTCTGCTGGCCGAGCGGCTGCGCCGCCACGAAAGTCAGATCTGGTTGCTCAACACCGGCTGGAGCGCCGGCCCGGCGGGCCGCAGCGAACGTATCCGGCTGCGCCACACGCGTGCGATGCTCGACGCCATCTACAACGGCACGCTGGCTGCCGTGCCGGCGGTCGCCGACCCGGTGTTCGGGCTGGCCGTGCCGAGCGTCTGTCCGGGGGCGCCCAGCGAGATCCTCATGCCGCGCAACGCATGGCCGTCGCCGGAAGCGTACGACTCTGCCGCCCGACGCCTCGCCGCGCAGTTCCGCGACAACTTTCGCGCCTACGAGGCACGCGCTTCCGCCCCGGTGCGCGCCGCCGGACCGAATGGGAGGGTCACATCGTGA
- a CDS encoding VOC family protein — protein sequence MSASEAPGWSIGQVALAVDDIDAAVAFYRDTLGVPFIAQPGPNLAFFDSGGVRLMLSSGAGTGGTGCTLYFRVADVDRRCAELQERGVTFDGPPQVIHSAADYELRMAFFRDPAGNLLALMTEHGTYVGQ from the coding sequence ATGTCCGCAAGCGAAGCACCGGGCTGGTCCATCGGACAGGTAGCGCTGGCGGTGGACGATATCGACGCGGCGGTCGCGTTCTACCGCGACACCCTCGGCGTCCCGTTCATCGCCCAGCCGGGCCCGAACCTGGCCTTCTTCGACAGCGGCGGCGTGCGCCTCATGCTGTCTTCCGGCGCCGGCACCGGCGGGACGGGTTGCACGCTGTACTTCAGGGTTGCCGACGTCGACCGCCGTTGCGCGGAGTTGCAGGAACGTGGCGTCACGTTCGACGGCCCGCCGCAGGTGATCCACTCCGCCGCCGACTACGAACTGCGCATGGCCTTCTTCCGCGACCCCGCCGGCAACCTGCTCGCCCTGATGACCGAGCACGGCACCTACGTCGGCCAGTAG
- a CDS encoding PLP-dependent aminotransferase family protein, giving the protein MSATGQVLTERWAARDLRTLVSRRVRKLSAGSVTDWGLSSRQPDPEVPPISLAGGIPDDATLPRRGLLAATARALGLDADDTLMAEQAGNGVSASSTAPAECACDPHGALAPDPGAQRGAAALSYGGPLGHEPLREEVARFFARDQEPAIGADHFVLANGAAGAIDLACSALLNPDDVVVTEVPAFSGSLRTIRGHGARLVGVPMDAHGMCIDRLDAALQRLAAAGTPAKLVYVSPTFHNPTGITMPVARRRDLLAVAARHGVLLLEDTAYNELYFGDKLLPTLGALADGHFVITAGTFSKVIAPGLRVGWLQARPELLRLLMPARFDMGNSPLQHRMLYEFMVSGELEAHVARMRALYHTKMRTLADALRDLCGGAVQFTEPAGGFFLWLRLAEPLAAQAVQEQALERGVVFPVGRGFFPAEGPAPEAEYLRLAYSRVAVADLRTGAERIAACLRSA; this is encoded by the coding sequence GTGAGCGCTACAGGACAGGTCTTGACGGAACGGTGGGCGGCGCGCGATTTGCGTACGCTGGTGTCGCGGCGGGTGCGCAAGCTGAGCGCGGGGTCGGTCACCGATTGGGGGCTCTCGTCGCGGCAGCCCGACCCGGAGGTGCCGCCGATTTCGCTGGCGGGCGGCATCCCCGACGACGCCACGCTGCCGCGGCGCGGCCTGCTGGCGGCGACCGCCCGCGCGCTCGGGCTCGACGCCGATGACACCCTCATGGCCGAACAAGCCGGCAACGGGGTGTCGGCGAGCAGCACCGCTCCAGCGGAGTGCGCGTGTGACCCCCACGGTGCGCTGGCGCCCGATCCGGGTGCACAGCGCGGGGCGGCGGCGCTTTCCTACGGCGGGCCGCTTGGCCATGAACCGTTGCGCGAAGAGGTGGCGCGGTTCTTCGCCCGCGACCAAGAGCCGGCGATCGGGGCCGACCACTTCGTGCTCGCCAACGGCGCGGCCGGAGCGATCGACCTGGCGTGCTCGGCGCTGCTCAATCCCGATGACGTGGTGGTGACCGAGGTGCCGGCGTTCTCCGGCTCCCTGCGCACCATCCGCGGCCACGGAGCACGGCTGGTCGGCGTGCCGATGGACGCGCACGGCATGTGCATCGACCGGCTCGACGCCGCGTTGCAGCGGCTCGCCGCCGCCGGCACTCCGGCAAAGCTGGTGTACGTGTCGCCCACCTTCCACAATCCCACCGGCATCACGATGCCGGTGGCGCGCCGCCGCGACCTGCTGGCGGTGGCCGCCCGCCACGGCGTGCTGCTGCTGGAGGACACCGCCTACAACGAACTGTACTTCGGCGACAAGCTGCTCCCGACACTCGGCGCGCTGGCCGACGGCCACTTCGTGATCACCGCCGGCACCTTCTCCAAGGTGATCGCGCCCGGCCTGCGGGTGGGCTGGCTGCAGGCGCGCCCGGAACTGTTGCGCCTGCTGATGCCGGCGCGCTTCGACATGGGCAACAGCCCGCTGCAGCACCGCATGCTGTACGAGTTCATGGTGTCCGGCGAACTGGAGGCCCACGTGGCGCGGATGCGCGCGCTCTACCACACCAAGATGCGCACGCTCGCCGATGCGTTGCGCGACCTGTGCGGCGGCGCGGTGCAGTTCACTGAACCGGCGGGCGGCTTCTTCCTGTGGCTGCGGCTGGCCGAGCCGCTCGCGGCGCAGGCGGTGCAGGAACAGGCATTGGAGCGCGGGGTGGTATTCCCCGTCGGGCGCGGGTTCTTCCCCGCCGAGGGGCCCGCCCCGGAAGCCGAGTACCTGCGGCTGGCCTACTCGCGGGTTGCGGTCGCGGATCTGCGCACCGGCGCCGAGCGCATCGCCGCCTGCCTGAGGAGCGCCTGA